Proteins from one Danaus plexippus chromosome 18 unlocalized genomic scaffold, MEX_DaPlex mxdp_20, whole genome shotgun sequence genomic window:
- the LOC116772979 gene encoding uncharacterized protein LOC116772979 yields MFLVLITITLALTANIEGKLNAKAKATPPHCTQVTKDTDYSSRYKLDYPVAYIIPGQHEAYQQMYCINPPAVNKAVTVVCDWAAPPQVQFTLGDDYMHVVRQDPSGRFLGNAVINTYQLCSHNISHVDSNSLDGPVVTEY; encoded by the exons ATGTTTTTAGTTCTTATTACAATTACATTGGCATTAACCGCTAATATCGAAGGAAAGTTGAACGCAAAAGCTAAAGCAACACCTCCGCATTGTACGCAGGTTACTAAAG acaCTGATTATTCATCGCGCTACAAACTAGACTATCCTGTAGCATACATTATACCAGGACAACATGAGGCGTATCAACAG ATGTATTGTATAAATCCACCGGCTGTGAATAAAGCGGTAACTGTAGTGTGCGATTGGGCCGCCCCGCCGCAGGTGCAATTCACACTGGGCGATGACTATATGCACGTGGTACGACAGGATCCTAGCGGACGATTCCTCGGGAACGCCGTCATCAATACCTACCAGTTGTGTAGCCATAATATATCTCACGTAGATAGCAATTCCTTGGATGGCCCTGTTGTtactgaatattaa